The Paenibacillus sp. G2S3 region AGTATTGCCCATTACGCCAATCTTGGCGCCTTGCTCCAGGCGCTGTCCCGTAGAAACGGAGATACTATTTAAGTGACCGTAATAAGTCTCGTATCCGTTACGGTGATCCACGATAACCACATTTCCGTATCCACTCTTCACACCTGCAAAAATTACGGTTCCGGCATCAGAAGCTTTAATGGATCGGTTCCCAGATACCATATCTAACCCCTTATGGGCACGGCTCCAGCGCTCACCGAAACTACTAGTAAGGGTTGCTCCGCTTACTGGCCAACTGAACATGCCTGTTCCTTCACCAACAACCTTCGTTCCTCGATAAACAACTTCAGGTAGCGATGCTTTTATAACGGTCTGGCCCAACCATTCTTCTTGTACGACCATTCCATTTTTCTTTGTTAACCGATACTGCATTTCTTTAAGGCCAGTTTGTCCTGGACGAACGACCTTGCTTTTGCCTGCCGGTAACTGGTCACTTTTACGCACGATCACTTCAGGTTCTGTAACCACCTGCTCTGACACTTGCTCTACAGTAACAACTGTAACATCTGGCTGTGGTACCTTCAGCTTCAGCGTATCTCCAATCTTCAACGTTAGCTCTTTCACATCAGGGTTATTACTATAAATCTCTTTTTGTGTAATTTCAAACCGTTTGGCAATCCCCGAAACCGTATCGCCCTCTTGAACGTTATAGAGAAGTGGAGCTTCCTTACCCTCGGTAAGTGTCTTGACCGCTTCCTCCACATCCAATACTTTATTAGGATCTGTTTTTATAGGAACAATAGAGACCTCTTCACTAATCTTGACTGACTCCACTTGTTTAGCAGCTGTTGCTTTCGCAGCACTTGAACTTGAGGCAGCTGTTCTTGTGAGCTTACTAGCCGTTGCTACTTCAGTTTGCGGAACATAATGATTCTTTACCCCTTCAAGCACCGCATTTGCGGTCTCTTGATCCTTAACAATGCCAACGACCTTACCATCTACCAATAATTGTACACCTACGGCATAGGCCTTCAGCATTCCATCTAATTTATTAAGCGTTGCTTCACTATCAACTTCCGGCTTGTACGCTTTCTCCTGTTTAATTGTAATGCCTTCTGTCTGAAGCACCATCGCTCTATCCGGATACTTGTCCTGATATTCCTGTTGCTTCTTATCATACAGCTGATTAAGCTGTGTCTGATCGTTAAGCTTTCCGATCTCCTTACCCTTCACCAACACTTGATAGTAGGTTTCAGTATTGGCTGCTACATACTTTTTCTCTGCACCAATCAACACAGTGGTTAGAAGTACTAGACCAACAGCTCCCAAAATCCAAGAGCGCCGGAATCTACGAGTCCCTTTTTCTTGATGAAAGTGTGTGGAGTCGTGATCGAAATTGTGGCTCTGCTGAACATCTGCTCCGGATTCTGCTGTGTTGCTATCCTGCAGTTTCCCCATCCGGCGCATGAACTTAAATCCCTTCATGAAACTCTCCCTTTCAGTCCGCTCTATCACTTCGAAACGAGCGGCCAAGCTAGTTATACGATCTCGATTATATAGATTACGACCATGAATATTTCTGCTTATCCTAGTTCTAAATTCCTGCTTCTAATGGACCCTCAAAAAAGGTTACAAGAGGTTACAAAAAATTAACCCTTTGACATCCTTGTCTAATGTACCATAGCTGAGCGAAAAATTTCAACTTTACACATATAAAAAAACCCACGAAA contains the following coding sequences:
- a CDS encoding M23 family metallopeptidase, whose protein sequence is MKGFKFMRRMGKLQDSNTAESGADVQQSHNFDHDSTHFHQEKGTRRFRRSWILGAVGLVLLTTVLIGAEKKYVAANTETYYQVLVKGKEIGKLNDQTQLNQLYDKKQQEYQDKYPDRAMVLQTEGITIKQEKAYKPEVDSEATLNKLDGMLKAYAVGVQLLVDGKVVGIVKDQETANAVLEGVKNHYVPQTEVATASKLTRTAASSSSAAKATAAKQVESVKISEEVSIVPIKTDPNKVLDVEEAVKTLTEGKEAPLLYNVQEGDTVSGIAKRFEITQKEIYSNNPDVKELTLKIGDTLKLKVPQPDVTVVTVEQVSEQVVTEPEVIVRKSDQLPAGKSKVVRPGQTGLKEMQYRLTKKNGMVVQEEWLGQTVIKASLPEVVYRGTKVVGEGTGMFSWPVSGATLTSSFGERWSRAHKGLDMVSGNRSIKASDAGTVIFAGVKSGYGNVVIVDHRNGYETYYGHLNSISVSTGQRLEQGAKIGVMGNTGRSTGTHLHFEIRKNGTAVNPMKYLQ